A window of Candidatus Nitrospira allomarina genomic DNA:
GATCTGCTCCTGCTTCTGCCTGAGATTTTTCTCACACTCTGGCTGTGTCTCCTTCTGTCACTGGACTTTTCGCTGAAGCGAATGACCCACCAGCAATTGGCCTACCTGAGTATTGCGGGGTTGGCGGTCACCGGTCTGATCCTATTGGGATTTGACCAAACCGGGACCACAGGGGCCTTGTTTAAAAACATGTTCGTGCTGGACCGGATGGGCATCTTCTTTAAGCTCGTTATTGTGGGCGCCACCGCCCTTGTTCTGTTTATGTCGATTGATTATGTGCAGGACTTCCGGTTCTTTCGTGGCGAATATTATGTCATGGTCGTCATGTCGGCCCTCGGTATGATGTTCATGGCCTCGTCGAATGACCTTCTCTCCGTCTTTGTCACCCTGGAGTTTTCAACATTTGGATTTTATGTCCTGGTCGCCTATCTCAGAGATGACCAGCGCTCATCGGAAGCCGGCCTCAAGTTTTTTATTTTAGGAGTATTTGCGGCTGGCCTTTTAGCCTATGGCATCAGTTTGGTCTATGGCGAAACCGGGACCTTAATATTCTCTGAAATGACCGGCACCCCAGGAAGTTATGGATTGGCGATTGGCTACATTTTGATTTTTGCCGCCCTGGGATTCAAGATCGGGGCCGTCCCTTTTCACGCCTGGATTCCTGATACCTACCAAGGCGCGCCGACACCTGTGACGGCCTTCCTCTCCATTGCACCGAAGGCCGCAGCATTGGCTATCCTTATCAGAATGTTTTACGTGTCTCTTGCTTCATTCAAGCCGATGTGG
This region includes:
- a CDS encoding NADH-quinone oxidoreductase subunit N translates to MIFQLDLSVADLLLLLPEIFLTLWLCLLLSLDFSLKRMTHQQLAYLSIAGLAVTGLILLGFDQTGTTGALFKNMFVLDRMGIFFKLVIVGATALVLFMSIDYVQDFRFFRGEYYVMVVMSALGMMFMASSNDLLSVFVTLEFSTFGFYVLVAYLRDDQRSSEAGLKFFILGVFAAGLLAYGISLVYGETGTLIFSEMTGTPGSYGLAIGYILIFAALGFKIGAVPFHAWIPDTYQGAPTPVTAFLSIAPKAAALAILIRMFYVSLASFKPMWVLLFVVASIFSMTYGNIVAIAQKNIKRLLAYSGIAQIGNIMIGLAAGTKQGSDAIMFFLLTYLFANLGAFAVIIAVSRVMKSDEIEDYNGLNRRSPFLAASMLLFLLSLAGVPPLAGFIGKIYLFIAAMKEELYTLLIVGLINIVISMYYYLIVVKKMYINEPTDSSPILASMPIKVAVYVGIVGTVLLGVYPGPFIDWAVSASLMFSNIAGPTAAASLLPGG